Proteins found in one Chaetodon auriga isolate fChaAug3 chromosome 12, fChaAug3.hap1, whole genome shotgun sequence genomic segment:
- the pcmtd1 gene encoding protein-L-isoaspartate O-methyltransferase domain-containing protein 1: protein MGGAVSAGEDNDDLIDNLKEAQYIRTEKVEQAFRAIDRGDYYLDGYRDSAYKDLAWKHGNIHLSAPCIYSEVMEALKLQPGLSFLNLGSGTGYLSTMVGLIIGPFGVNHGVELHKDVVEYAREKLDDFIKNSDSFDKFEFCEPVFEVGNCLEISTDSHQYDRIYCGAGVQKDHENYMKVLLKVGGILVMPIEDQLTQITRTGQCTWESKNILAVSFAPLVQQSRADGEKPDTVQLPPVTVRSLQDLSRIYIRRTLRNLANEDSQGKGMVQRVPQKRKRRRCRRRRINTYVFVGNQLIPQMVESEEEEHPEEEHKEVEEEEERDVGDIEILKQVNMLRDQILALPLPESLKAYLLYYREK from the exons ATGGGGGGAGCCGTGAGCGCCGGGGAGGACAATGACGACCTCATTGATAATCTGAAGGAGGCCCAGTATATTCGCACGGAAAAAGTTGAGCAGGCTTTTCGGGCCATAGACCGCGGGGACTACTATCTGGACGGCTACCGGGACAGTGCCTACAAAGACTTGGCGTGGAAGCATGGCAACATACACCTGTCTGCTCCCTGTATATACTCAGAGGTGATGGAGGCCCTCAAACTCCAGCCAGGACTTTCTTTCCTCAATCTGGGCAGTGGAACCGGCTACCTGAGCACAATGGTTGGCCTCATCATAG ggcCCTTTGGTGTGAACCATGGAGTTGAGCTCCATAAGGACGTGGTTGAATACGCCAGAGAGAAACTGGATGATTTCATAAAGAATAGTGACAGCTTTGATAA GTTTGAGTTCTGTGAACCCGTCTTTGAGGTGGGGAATTGCCTCGAAATCTCGACAGACAGCCACCAATACGATCGCATTTACTGCGGCGCAGGAGTGCAGAAGGACCACGAAAACTACATGAAAGTGCTGCTCAAAGTTGGAGGCATTCTGGTGATGCCAATAGAGGATCAG CTGACCCAGATAACCAGGACTGGCCAGTGCACATGGGAGAGCAAAAACATCTTGGCGGTGTCCTTTGCCCCCTTggtccagcagagcagagctgatggAGAGAAGCCTGACACTGTCCAGCTGC CCCCGGTGACTGTCCGCAGCCTTCAGGATCTGTCTCGGATCTACATCCGCCGCACCCTCAGAAACCTGGCCAACGAGGACAGTCAGGGGAAGGGGATGGTGCAAAGAGTTCCCCAGAAGCGCAAACGCAGGCGCTGCCGGCGGCGTCGCATCAACACCTATGTCTTTGTAGGCAACCAGCTGATCCCTCAAATGgtggagagcgaggaggaggagcaccCCGAGGAAGAACAcaaggaagtggaggaggaggaggaaagagacgTTGGCGACATTGAAATCCTCAAGCAAGTGAACATGTTGAGAGACCAAATATTGGCTTTGCCGCTGCCTGAGTCACTGAAAGCATATTTGCTGTATTACAGAGAGAAATGA